The proteins below are encoded in one region of Ricinus communis isolate WT05 ecotype wild-type chromosome 6, ASM1957865v1, whole genome shotgun sequence:
- the LOC8264173 gene encoding putative protein FAR1-RELATED SEQUENCE 10, which yields MTSIQSKSIWVRRQQCPCGDWKCYITHEGDSEETEMASQLVKNNTFQSEAMVAPYVGMVFKSDDDAFEYYGNFARRNGFSIRKERSRLSPQLGIYKRDFVCYRSGFAPARKKPSGEHHRDRKSVRCGCDAKMYLSKEVVDGVSQWFVVQFSNVHNHELLEDDQVRLLPAYRKIQEADQERILLLSKAGFPIHRIVKVLELEKGIQGGQLPFLERDVRNFVQNRKKIVQETDALLTEKRENDAMELLEACKAAKEVDEEFVYEYTVDEHDKVENVAWSYGDSVRAYALFGDVVYFDTSYRSITYGMLFGAWLGIENNGKIVFFGCVLLQDETPHSFVWALQAFIRFMKGKCPETILSDLDMGLKDAISSELPSTKHVISMWNILPKVYSWFSLPLGTQYGEFKSKFDELYQIERTEEFELRWSQMVSMFGLGSDKHIALLNSLRASWALSYVRGYFLARMATSTYSKSVDAFLKGVCSAQTCLRSFFEQIGISANFLNQTHREMQYMLMKTCIPVEGHAHGILTPFAFSALQHELVLAMQYALSEMADGSYLVNHFKKMDGEHFVIWIPEDEQIHCSCKEFESSGILCRHALRVFIQKNYFQLPEKYYLSRWRQDCSLVFYDEQLTQSNDGVWLQEYHSLTETLFRESSITKERFDFVHRELPKELTRLLGEVRQMLESDGVAMNLTLSPTD from the exons ATGACTTCAATACAATCAAAGAGCATATGGGTGAGGAGGCAGCAATGCCCTTGTGGGGATTGGAAATGTTACATAACTCATGAAGGGGATTCGGAAGAAACAGAAATGGCATCCCAGTTGGTAAAGAATAACACTTTTCAATCTGAGGCTATGGTTGCACCATATGTAGGAATGGTATTTAAGAGTGATGATGATGCCTTTGAGTATTATGGAAATTTCGCTAGGAGAAATGGTTTTTCCATTAGGAAAGAAAGGTCTAGATTGAGCCCTCAGTTGGGTATATATAAGCGTGATTTTGTTTGTTATCGTTCTGGATTTGCGCCAGCTAGGAAAAAGCCTAGTGGGGAGCACCATAGAGATAGGAAATCAGTGCGGTGCGGATGTGATGCAAAAATGTATTTGTCGAAGGAAGTTGTTGATGGGGTATCTCAATGGTTTGTCGTGCAATTCAGTAATGTACATAATCATGAACTTTTGGAAGATGATCAAGTGCGGCTTCTTCCAGCATACCGGAAAATTCAAGAGGCTGATCAGGAGAGGATTCTATTGCTTTCAAAAGCTGGGTTTCCAATACATCGTATTGTGAAGGTGTTGGAGTTGGAGAAGGGTATTCAAGGTGGACAATTGCCTTTTCTGGAGAGGGATGTTAGGAATTTTGTTCAAAACCGCAAGAAAATTGTTCAAGAGACTGATGCTTTACTTacagaaaaaagagaaaatgatgCCATGGAACTTCTTGAGGCATGCAAGGCTGCAAAAGAGGTGGATGAAGAATTTGTTTATGAATATACAGTTGATGAGCATGATAAGGTTGAGAATGTTGCATGGTCATATGGAGACAGTGTACGTGCATATGCATTATTTGGTGATGTGGTTTATTTTGACACTAGTTATCGCTCGATCACATATGGTATGCTTTTTGGAGCATGGCTTGGAATTGAAAATAATGGGAAGATTGTATTTTTCGGTTGTGTTCTGTTGCAGGATGAAACACCCCATTCTTTTGTATGGGCTTTGCAG GCTTTCATCCGTTTTATGAAAGGAAAATGTCCAGAGACAATCCTATCTGACCTTGATATGGGACTTAAGGATGCCATAAGTAGTGAATTACCCAGCACTAAGCACGTTATTTCTATGTGGAATATTCTACCCAAGGTATATAGTTGGTTTTCTCTTCCTCTTGGCACTCAATATGGAGAATTTAAATCCAAGTTTGATGAGTTATATCAAATTGAGAGAACAGAAGAATTTGAACTTCGATGGAGTCAAATGGTTTCCATGTTTGGCCTTGGTTCAGATAAGCACATTGCTTTGCTCAATTCTCTGCGGGCATCCTGGGCTCTATCCTATGTGAGAGGCTATTTTCTTGCTCGAATGGCAACATCAACATATTCAAAGTCTGTGGATGCATTTTTGAAAGGAGTCTGCAGTGCACAGACATGTTTGCGAAGCTTCTTTGAGCAG ATTGGCATCTCTGCCAATTTTCTGAACCAGACACATCGAGAGATGCAATATATGCTCATGAAGACTTGCATACCTGTTGAAGGTCATGCTCACGGTATTCTCACCCCTTTTGCCTTCAGTGCTTTACAACATGAATTGGTCTTAGCTATGCAGTATGCTCTATCTGAAATGGCTGATGGATCATATCTTGTAAATCACTTCAAGAAGATGGATGGTGAGCATTTTGTCATATGGATACCAGAAGATGAGCAGATCCACTGTTCCTGTAAGGAATTTGAATCTTCGGGGATATTGTGCAGACATGCTCTTAGGGTATTCATACAGAAAAACTACTTTCAACTTcctgaaaaatattatctaagcAGATGGCGACAGGATTGTTCTCTAGTATTCTATGATGAGCAACTCACCCAAAGTAATGATGGTGTATGGCTTCAAGAATATCACTCCCTGACTGAAACTCTATTCAGAGAGTCATCAATCACAAAGGAGCGTTTTGACTTTGTTCATAGAGAACTTCCAAAAGAATTGACAAGGCTTCTCGGTGAGGTTAGACAAATGCTGGAGAGTGATGGAGTTGCTATGAATTTGACACTTTCACCAACCGATTAG
- the LOC8264174 gene encoding receptor-like protein kinase HERK 1 — MVNSGGSGFFFWVASILCLICISSGYDPKDKYLIDCGSSSNQSVGNRVFVSDQFYSNLLSTPNISTANASSSPIPSSSYDPSLFQTAIIFTETSQYTFTINKSGRHWIRLYFYPFVSRNLNLSTANFSVSAQNFTLIKEYKSKIGPEVTEYSLNVTSSTLVLTFTPFAKSFAFVNALEVFSLPDELIPPGATIVGNHDNYSLQNRALETVERVNMGNETVSPQNDTLWRLWNYDGQYLTHGNIGKFESNVKAVNFTTGGPTENIAPSSVYGTATILNSAGDPNTNANVTWLFNVDPGFEYLVRFHFCDILSGNHERFYFNVYIGSFLVVQYLDLLKETSHVGAPYFLDVITRVSHSRMLNISVGPSSSNSYPMAILNGLEIMKISNSKDSLDILDSVSVENSKSRVILIVGLAVGLFILIVFTLILFLLCRRKRLAHLKAENHFAMNGGDTESKFSNGATIFSTSKFGYRFPFGAIQEATDNFSESLVLGVGGFGKVYKGLLRDETRVAVKRGTSQSQGIAEFQTEIEMLSQFRHRHLVSLIGYCDERNEMIIIYEYMENGTLKDHLYGSNQPSLSWRQRLEICIGAAKGLHYLHTGSAKAIIHRDVKSANILLDENFMAKVADFGLSKTGPEIDQSHVSTAVKGSFGYLDPEYLIRQQLTEKSDVYSFGVVMFEVLCGRPVIDPSLSREKVNLVEWALKCHRRGQLEEIVDPLLEGQIKPDSLKKFGEIAEKCLAECGIYRPSMGDVLWNLEYALQLQGQEERSSHIRRQTAEINRVNSFEASVSAAQVSMGDLSGVSMSKVFAQMVREEMR; from the coding sequence ATGGTGAATAGTGGGGGTTCTGGTTTTTTCTTCTGGGTTGCTTCAATATTATGTTTGATTTGCATTTCATCAGGATATGATCCTAAAGATAAGTATTTGATAGATTGTGGATCTTCTAGTAATCAATCGGTAGGAAATCGTGTATTTGTGTCTGATCAATTCTACTCCAATCTTCTTTCAACCCCAAACATTTCTACAGCCAATGCTAGTTCTAGTCCTATTCCATCTTCATCATATGACCCTTCTCTTTTCCAAACTGCAATAATATTCACCGAAACCTCCCAATACACCTTTACCATTAATAAATCAGGAAGGCATTGGATTCGCCTTTATTTCTACCCTTTTGTCTCTAGAAATCTTAATCTCAGCACAGCAAACTTCTCAGTTTCTGCTCAAAATTTCACCCTTATCAAGGAGTATAAATCAAAGATTGGTCCTGAGGTCACGGAGTACTCTCTCAATGTAACTTCTAGTACGCTAGTCCTCACCTTTACTCCTTTTGCCAAGTCATTTGCTTTTGTTAATGCCTTGGAAGTTTTTTCACTTCCTGATGAACTCATTCCTCCTGGTGCCACCATAGTTGGTAACCACGACAACTATAGTCTACAGAACCGGGCATTAGAAACAGTTGAAAGGGTTAATATGGGGAATGAAACTGTTTCTCCTCAAAATGATACTTTGTGGAGACTCTGGAATTATGATGGTCAGTATCTTACACATGGAAACATAGGAAAGTTTGAGTCAAATGTCAAAGCTGTCAATTTTACAACAGGAGGGCCAACAGAGAATATTGCTCCATCTTCTGTTTATGGAACTGCTACTATTTTAAATTCAGCTGGTGATCCTAACACCAATGCCAATGTGACATGGTTGTTTAATGTTGATCCTGGCTTTGAGTATCTGGTTCGTTTCCATTTTTGTGATATATTGAGTGGAAATCATGAAAGGTTCTACTTCAATGTTTATATTGGTTCCTTTTTAGTTGTTCAATATCTTGATCTTCTTAAAGAAACATCACATGTGGGTGCTCCATATTTTCTGGATGTGATCACAAGGGTAAGTCATAGCCGTATGCTAAATATTAGCGTTGGTCCTTCTAGTAGCAACTCTTACCCAATGGCCATTCTTAATGGACTGgagataatgaaaataagcAACTCTAAGGACAGTCTTGATATCTTGGACTCCGTTTCTGTGGAAAATTCCAAGTCGAGGGTCATTCTAATAGTTGGGTTGGCTGTTGGATTATTTATCCTTATTGTTTTTACTTTGATTCTCTTTCTGCTATGTAGAAGAAAGAGACTAGCACATCTGAAGGCAGAAAATCACTTTGCTATGAACGGCGGTGATACAGAAAGTAAGTTCTCCAATGGGGCTACCATATTTTCAACTTCAAAATTTGGGTATCGCTTCCCTTTTGGGGCAATTCAAGAGGCTACTGATAACTTCAGTGAAAGTTTGGTGCTTGGTGTTGGTGGTTTTGGAAAGGTTTACAAGGGACTTTTGAGAGATGAGACGAGGGTGGCAGTGAAAAGggggacttctcaatcacaagGAATTGCAGAGTTCCAGACTGAGATTGAAATGTTATCTCAATTCAGACACAGACATTTGGTTTCTTTGATTGGATATTGCGACGAAAGAAATGAGatgattataatatatgaGTATATGGAGAATGGTACCCTCAAAGACCATTTGTATGGATCAAATCAACCCAGCTTAAGCTGGAGACAACGGCTTGAAATATGCATTGGAGCAGCTAAAGGACTTCACTACCTCCATACTGGCTCTGCAAAGGCAATAATTCACCGGGATGTCAAGTCTGCAAACATACTATTAGATGAGAATTTCATGGCCAAGGTTGCTGATTTCGGCCTTTCAAAGACTGGTCCTGAGATTGATCAGTCACATGTTAGCACAGCAGTAAAAGGAAGCTTTGGATATCTCGATCCAGAGTACTTGATCAGACAACAATTGACGGAGAAATCTGATGTCTACTCCTTTGGAGTGGTCATGTTTGAAGTTCTTTGTGGGAGACCCGTTATCGATCCATCACTATCAAGGGAAAAGGTGAATCTAGTTGAATGGGCACTGAAGTGTCACAGGAGAGGGCAATTGGAGGAAATTGTAGATCCTCTTTTGGAAGGTCAAATAAAGCCAGATTCTTTGAAGAAGTTTGGAGAGATAGCTGAGAAATGCTTGGCAGAATGTGGCATTTATAGACCTTCAATGGGAGATGTCTTGTGGAATTTGGAGTATGCACTTCAACTTCAAGGACAAGAAGAAAGATCTAGTCATATCCGGAGGCAAACTGCTGAAATTAACCGTGTCAATAGCTTCGAGGCCAGTGTTTCGGCTGCACAAGTCAGCATGGGAGATCTTTCAGGTGTTTCAATGAGCAAAGTTTTTGCTCAAATGGTGAGAGAAGAAATGAGGTAG